A single window of Nicotiana sylvestris chromosome 5, ASM39365v2, whole genome shotgun sequence DNA harbors:
- the LOC138868838 gene encoding uncharacterized protein, whose product MNYVSNYGGQRQGGQNWGQQNKQYRPVYPQFNNGNMGGMRPSNNMSPYPRPHGYNNQNQQQGYHPSQKQHGGRQEDGFARLEAMMQQVIGSNAKINEREDAHDAAIKNIEVQVGQISMSLNNRPHGTLLADTQINPKDQGPKQLMAVSLRNGRDLDVEKERARETRQAETLIPGTIELDESTKLTEVPVQPAQEKNSIQNAIEKEAETVQEPVVDVAADKDQSQLIGKKRPPAPFPKRLAKYQKDEQYKKFFEMLKQIQVNIPLIESLKEMPGYAKMMKDLMSRKFDFQDLATVTLTQTCSVVVTRPIVEKLSDPGSFTIPCIIGNFAFAKALCDLGASINLMPLTIYKRLGIGRARPTSMLL is encoded by the coding sequence atgaattatgtgtctaattatggaggccagagacagggtggtcagaattggggccagcAAAATAAGCAATACAGGCCAGTCTATCCACAGTTCAAcaatggaaacatgggaggtatgagaccctcTAACAATATGTCACCTTACCCAAGGCCACATGGATATAATAATCAGAATCAGCAACAGGGGTATCACCCTTCTCAGAAGCAACATGGTGGAaggcaggaagatgggtttgctagacttgaggcaatgatgcagcaggttattgggtctaatgcaaaGATTAATGAGAGAGAGGATGCACATGATGCAGCaatcaagaatattgaagtgcaggtGGGCCAAATTTCTATGTCTCTGAACAACCGTCCTCATGGGACACTACTTGCAGACACccagataaatccaaaagatcaaggcccaaagCAACTGATGGCGGTAagtctacgtaatggcagagaTCTGGATGTAGAGAaagagagggctcgagaaacTAGACAAGCTGAGACACTTATACCAGGGAccattgagctggatgagtcAACAAAACTGACGGAGGTTCCAGTCCAGCCTGCCCAGGAAAAAAATAGCATTCAGAATGCGATcgagaaagaagctgagacagtCCAGGAACCTGTAGTTGATGTAGCAGCTGATAAGGATCAATCCCAgttgattgggaagaagagacctcctgcaCCTTTCCCTAAGAGGTTGGCTAAGTACCAAAAGGATGAGCAATACAAGAAGTTCTTCGAAATGctaaaacaaatccaggtaaacatACCATTGATTGAAtctttgaaggagatgcctgggtatgcaaaaatgatgaaggacttgatgtcccgaaagtttgatttccaagacttggccacagttaCTCTTACTCAGACATGTAGTGtagtggtgactagaccaattgtagaaaagctgtctgacccagggagctttacaattccatgcattattggtaattttgcttttgctaaAGCACTGTGTGATCTAGGGGCCAGCATCAATCTTATGCCCCTGACAATTTACAAGAGGCTgggcattggaagagctagacccacctctatgttgttgTAG